The genomic stretch GCTACGGTATTTCGTGTAATTGTATACTGTTCCCTTTTTTCTGTGTGCATGGTTTCCTCCTTCAGTAATCGCTTGTACAAGACTATATTACTATAAAAGAGGATTTTAAACTGTAAAGCAAATGTAAAAAATAGTAAAAAAGAACGAAGCGTGTCGCTTCGTCCGTTTATTTAATCGCAAATGTAATTTCTGCTTCGCAAGCTAGCTCGCCGTCCACTGTAGCAGTTGCTTTTCCTTTGCCGATAGGCCCTTTCAAGCGGATGATCTCCACTTCAAGCTTCAATGTATCACCAGGAACTACTTGGCGTTTAAAGCGGCATTTATCAACACCTGCAAGGAAGCCAATTTTTCCTTTGTTTTCTTCTTTCATTAGCATTGCAAACGCTCCAGTTTGCGCCAGCGCTTCAATAATTAGTACACCAGGCATTACAGGATGATCTGGGAAATGGCCTTGGAAGAACGGTTCGTTGATTGTTACGTTCTTTTTCGCTACAGCACGTTTGCCTTCTTCAATCTCTGTTATTTGATCCACAAGTAAAAATGGATAGCGGTGGGGGATTATTTCTTTGATTTGTTGTACATCATACATAATATGGTGAGCCTCCTGAATGGTTGTCTTTCCTAAGGTATTATAACAAAAACAAGGCGTGTATGTTTAGCTTGTCTGCTATGAAGGGTATGTTTTTACAAAACAGTTGTAGGGAGGTAGCCAAATGCTTAATTTATTACTATGGATTGGCATCATTGTTGTTGCTTTCTGGCTTCTTGGTGTCATTTTTAATATTCTTGGAGGAATCATTCATATTCTCCTCGTCGTCGCGGTTATTATGTTTGTTATTTATGCGATTAAGAAGAGCAGGAGTAAGCGATAGAAAAAAGCTGGTCCGGATTCCGGAGCCAGCTTCTTTTATGATTTCTCATTAACCAAGTTATAAATATGTGTCCATGTATCTCGTTTCAGGACGTCAAAGGCATTGCCGTCGCCTAGTACGCCATATCCGAAGAGCATACCAAGCAGAAGGAATATGATCAAAATGACCGGCACGACAAGTAATCGAAGCCAAATGGGGAAGGCTCTTCTGCGTTGCTTTTTCGGCGCTTTCTTTCCTTCTGCCTGCTTCTTGTTGTCGTGCTCTTCTTTTGTTTGAAGTTTGGATGCATTATCCGGCATAACGTACTGGCTCCTTACTATTATCTAATCTGGTTGATAAGGCCGCTCATCTGATCACTCATGGAGATGGAGCGAGCATTAAACTGATAGGCTCGCTGCGTATTAAT from Terribacillus sp. DMT04 encodes the following:
- the fabZ gene encoding 3-hydroxyacyl-ACP dehydratase FabZ is translated as MYDVQQIKEIIPHRYPFLLVDQITEIEEGKRAVAKKNVTINEPFFQGHFPDHPVMPGVLIIEALAQTGAFAMLMKEENKGKIGFLAGVDKCRFKRQVVPGDTLKLEVEIIRLKGPIGKGKATATVDGELACEAEITFAIK
- a CDS encoding lmo0937 family membrane protein, which translates into the protein MLNLLLWIGIIVVAFWLLGVIFNILGGIIHILLVVAVIMFVIYAIKKSRSKR
- a CDS encoding DNA-directed RNA polymerase subunit beta, which gives rise to MPDNASKLQTKEEHDNKKQAEGKKAPKKQRRRAFPIWLRLLVVPVILIIFLLLGMLFGYGVLGDGNAFDVLKRDTWTHIYNLVNEKS